A section of the Metabacillus endolithicus genome encodes:
- a CDS encoding glycoside hydrolase family 65 protein, with product MTWKIERNDLSQQELLNLESLFSLANGYIGIRGNFEEGYSEEFVSIRGTYLNAFHDITEITYGEKLYAFPETQQKLVNNIDAQTIDIFIDKEHFSLFEGEVLSYKRVLHLDQGYTERLLHYRTPSGKEVKLQFRRIVSFSVKELFAIEVKIEPVNFNGEVRIVSKVDGDVSNYVNRNDPRVAAGHAKLLSVENIGEKDDIIFVEDKTTNSDLKAACTTKHILNVQGNKSTQIQDKRVEVTYTFELDQPVEFVKYNVYTDTLRHERDLVEKGIEMHGNLSNQSFDQLIQSQKDYLDEFWNVADIKIEGEEKLQEGIRFNLYQLLQSAGRDKYSNIAAKGLSGEGYEGHYFWDTEIYMIPVFLLTKPELAKQLLIYRYSILDGARQRAKEMGHSKGALFPWRTISGSECSAYFPAGTAQYHISADIAYSFIQYYLATKDINFMVEYGAEVLSETARLWMDTGHFYQDEFRIDDVTGPDEYTCLVNNNYYTNVMAKHNLKWAYSVYNQVRKEDPTSFKELSQRLDLTEEEARDWNQAAEKMYLPYDEELGINPQDDTFLKKAVWDFEHTPKEKYPLLLHYHPLTLYRYQVCKQADTVLAHFLLEDEQSFETIKASYDYYEKITTHDSSLSSAIFSIMAAKVGYYEKAYDYFMESARLDLDNTHGNTKDGLHMANMGGTWMSIIHGFGGVRVKESGLSIHPVLPEQWTQYEFTLHYLQRQLRVKVEREQMTVFLEKGDRLDLTVYGKNITLEEGKQYTGETSN from the coding sequence GTGACGTGGAAAATTGAACGAAATGATCTATCACAGCAGGAACTATTAAATCTAGAAAGTTTATTCTCTTTAGCAAATGGCTACATCGGTATCCGTGGAAATTTTGAGGAAGGGTATTCGGAAGAGTTCGTTTCGATACGTGGAACATACTTAAATGCATTTCATGATATAACAGAGATTACATATGGTGAAAAGCTTTATGCTTTTCCAGAAACTCAGCAAAAGCTGGTGAATAACATTGATGCTCAAACAATTGATATCTTTATAGACAAAGAGCACTTCTCACTATTTGAAGGTGAAGTACTTTCATATAAGCGGGTGTTGCATTTAGATCAAGGCTATACAGAACGGTTACTTCATTACAGAACTCCTAGTGGAAAGGAAGTGAAATTGCAGTTTCGCAGGATCGTATCGTTCTCTGTAAAAGAACTTTTTGCAATTGAAGTGAAAATTGAGCCGGTAAATTTTAATGGAGAAGTAAGGATTGTTTCAAAAGTAGATGGAGATGTTTCCAACTATGTTAATAGAAATGATCCGCGTGTCGCTGCAGGACATGCAAAATTGCTTTCAGTAGAGAATATTGGGGAGAAGGATGACATCATTTTTGTTGAAGACAAAACGACAAATTCGGATCTTAAGGCTGCTTGCACGACAAAACATATCTTAAATGTTCAAGGAAATAAGAGTACTCAAATTCAAGATAAAAGAGTAGAAGTTACCTATACTTTCGAACTCGACCAACCGGTTGAATTTGTAAAATATAACGTTTATACAGATACATTAAGGCATGAACGTGATTTGGTTGAAAAAGGTATAGAGATGCATGGCAATCTTTCAAATCAATCTTTTGACCAGCTCATTCAATCTCAAAAGGACTATCTTGATGAATTCTGGAATGTGGCAGATATAAAAATTGAAGGTGAGGAAAAGCTTCAGGAGGGCATTCGCTTTAACCTTTATCAACTTTTACAATCTGCAGGAAGAGATAAATACAGTAATATAGCTGCAAAAGGCCTTTCAGGTGAAGGATATGAGGGACATTACTTCTGGGATACCGAAATTTATATGATTCCTGTTTTCTTGTTAACAAAGCCAGAGTTAGCAAAACAATTACTGATCTATCGATATTCAATCTTGGATGGAGCAAGACAAAGGGCCAAGGAGATGGGGCATTCTAAAGGAGCCTTATTCCCTTGGAGGACCATTTCAGGATCAGAGTGCTCGGCATATTTCCCAGCGGGCACTGCGCAGTATCACATAAGCGCAGATATTGCCTATAGCTTTATCCAATATTATTTAGCAACAAAAGATATCAATTTTATGGTGGAATATGGTGCAGAAGTTTTAAGTGAAACAGCAAGATTGTGGATGGATACAGGTCATTTTTATCAAGATGAATTTAGAATTGACGATGTAACAGGTCCTGACGAATATACATGTCTTGTTAACAATAATTATTATACAAACGTTATGGCAAAACATAATTTAAAGTGGGCTTACTCCGTTTACAATCAGGTGAGAAAAGAGGATCCAACTTCTTTTAAAGAGTTATCGCAACGCTTAGATCTCACTGAAGAAGAAGCACGAGACTGGAATCAAGCAGCTGAAAAAATGTATTTACCTTATGATGAAGAATTGGGGATTAATCCTCAGGATGATACATTCTTAAAAAAAGCTGTTTGGGATTTTGAACATACACCGAAAGAAAAGTATCCATTGCTTTTACATTATCACCCACTAACACTATATCGCTATCAAGTGTGTAAGCAGGCTGACACTGTACTTGCTCATTTTTTATTGGAGGACGAGCAGTCGTTTGAAACAATAAAAGCATCTTACGATTATTATGAAAAAATTACAACCCATGATTCATCTCTATCCTCTGCTATCTTTAGTATTATGGCAGCGAAAGTAGGTTATTACGAGAAGGCCTACGACTATTTTATGGAATCTGCGCGTCTTGATCTTGATAATACTCACGGTAACACAAAAGATGGCCTACATATGGCCAATATGGGTGGTACATGGATGTCAATTATTCATGGTTTTGGAGGAGTTCGTGTGAAAGAAAGTGGGCTTTCCATTCATCCTGTATTACCGGAGCAATGGACACAATATGAATTTACGTTACATTATTTACAGCGCCAACTTCGTGTGAAAGTAGAACGTGAGCAAATGACGGTTTTCCTTGAAAAGGGCGATCGTCTTGACCTTACTGTTTACGGAAAAAACATAACATTAGAGGAAGGAAAACAATATACAGGTGAAACTTCCAATTAG
- the pgmB gene encoding beta-phosphoglucomutase translates to MIQLSKLKAFIFDLDGVITDTAEYHFLAWKALAEDLNISFTRELNEELKGISRMDSLEKILQFGGKEQEFSEQEKLELATKKNEHYVELINKITPSDILPGIEKLLRDIKQANLEIALASASKNANMVLEALKLKDQFDYIVDVTKIKKGKPDPEIFLKAAELLKVDPSSCVGVEDAIAGVEAIKSAGMYAVAVGPKSSFQKADLVYETTEALSFKEIKERFEE, encoded by the coding sequence GTGATACAGTTGAGTAAATTAAAGGCTTTTATTTTCGACTTAGATGGTGTTATAACAGATACAGCTGAATATCATTTTCTTGCATGGAAGGCTTTAGCTGAAGATCTAAACATTTCTTTTACAAGAGAATTAAATGAAGAGTTAAAAGGAATTTCAAGAATGGATTCCCTTGAGAAGATCCTTCAATTCGGTGGAAAAGAGCAAGAATTTTCAGAGCAAGAAAAGCTGGAGTTAGCAACAAAGAAAAACGAACATTATGTTGAGTTAATCAATAAGATCACTCCTTCAGATATACTACCGGGAATTGAAAAGTTACTAAGAGATATTAAACAAGCTAACTTGGAAATCGCGCTAGCATCAGCAAGTAAAAATGCCAATATGGTATTAGAAGCATTGAAGCTCAAGGATCAATTTGATTATATTGTTGATGTAACAAAAATTAAAAAAGGAAAGCCTGATCCAGAGATTTTTTTAAAGGCAGCTGAATTGCTAAAAGTTGATCCTTCATCATGTGTGGGAGTAGAAGATGCCATTGCCGGTGTAGAAGCAATAAAAAGTGCAGGTATGTATGCGGTTGCAGTTGGACCGAAAAGTTCCTTCCAAAAAGCTGACCTTGTTTATGAAACAACGGAAGCTCTGTCATTTAAGGAGATTAAAGAAAGATTTGAAGAGTGA
- a CDS encoding 4a-hydroxytetrahydrobiopterin dehydratase, producing the protein MRQLTDHEIEELLSSLPKWKLKNQRSIVRKYVFKDYLAGIDFVSKVGHLAEEANHHPFIEIQYKAVFITYTSWTARGLTKLDFELAHKIDQLFSDTPST; encoded by the coding sequence TTGAGGCAATTGACAGACCATGAAATTGAGGAACTGCTTTCTTCATTACCTAAATGGAAGCTAAAAAATCAGCGTTCTATAGTTAGAAAATATGTATTTAAGGATTATCTAGCCGGAATAGATTTTGTTTCAAAGGTAGGACATCTCGCTGAGGAAGCAAATCATCACCCTTTTATTGAAATTCAGTATAAAGCTGTTTTTATCACCTATACATCCTGGACTGCCAGAGGTTTGACAAAATTAGATTTCGAATTAGCGCATAAAATTGATCAGTTATTTAGTGATACCCCTTCAACTTAG
- a CDS encoding GAF domain-containing protein, producing the protein MFDSGSSSYLEREKRRLTELYKLDLINTPNEESFDRITRLASRIFQVPISLITLLTEDKQWFKSCVGLTGSILEERSTEREAAFCQYVVLDGNPLVIEDTLEDHRFKHNRLVKEHQIRFYAGVPIITKQNNILGSLCIIDEKPRTISEDELNKLIDLSYWVKAEIELRSDIIERTMSEQSIRCLYEITSNKELSFEQKLKKLLSLGCERFQLSDGNVSRIMGDNYEVVQTTHSTEMINVGEIISLEQTCAWMVKERLTPVHISQSVPLHNQSMIREYVGAPIFVHEQFYGTFCFYDDHQQFRAISNSDIEFLQLMAQWVGNELERRIAKKKLKETQERFEQIANNIKEAFWIFDIQEKQLLYMSSAWQEISGRTGEEYNLDDTLWERSIHPDDREYTLERFMNIHERVEFDYRLTHTDGTIRWVRNRIVPIYNQKGHVYRIAGVAEDITDKKQNQDIMRKSDKLTAVGQLAASIAHEIRNPLTSIKGFMQLKDGYSYPYKELILSELLQMEEFVNEILILANAHLGTKREQNNIIDLLQEVLRTNEELSRMLNITFCIKCHASLSIPCDLNQVKLVFQNLISNAIESMPKGGMIHIEIGIDDERYLYIAVADEGVGISPERIPTLGEPFYSNKEKGSGLGLMISYRIIQNHKGKIFFTSELGKGTTVKILLPLE; encoded by the coding sequence ATGTTTGATAGCGGTAGCTCCTCTTATTTAGAAAGAGAAAAGAGGAGATTAACAGAATTATATAAACTGGACCTCATCAATACTCCAAATGAAGAGTCATTTGATCGCATTACAAGGTTAGCTAGTAGGATCTTTCAAGTTCCTATTTCATTAATAACGTTATTAACTGAGGACAAACAATGGTTTAAATCATGCGTAGGTCTCACAGGTTCAATTTTAGAAGAGAGGTCAACAGAAAGAGAGGCTGCCTTCTGTCAGTATGTTGTTTTAGATGGAAACCCATTAGTGATTGAAGATACACTGGAAGACCATCGCTTTAAACATAATCGATTAGTGAAAGAACATCAAATCCGTTTCTATGCGGGTGTACCAATTATTACAAAACAAAACAATATACTTGGTTCTTTATGTATTATTGATGAAAAACCAAGAACGATTAGCGAAGATGAACTTAATAAATTAATAGATTTGAGTTATTGGGTAAAGGCAGAAATTGAGTTAAGATCAGACATTATTGAAAGAACGATGAGTGAACAATCTATCAGATGTTTATACGAAATAACAAGCAATAAAGAGCTAAGCTTTGAGCAGAAATTAAAGAAGTTATTAAGTTTAGGTTGTGAACGCTTCCAGCTATCGGATGGAAATGTTTCAAGAATAATGGGAGATAATTATGAGGTAGTTCAAACAACTCATTCAACTGAAATGATCAATGTTGGAGAAATCATTTCTTTAGAACAAACATGTGCTTGGATGGTTAAAGAACGTTTAACACCAGTTCATATAAGTCAGTCTGTGCCACTCCATAACCAATCGATGATAAGAGAATATGTTGGTGCACCTATATTTGTTCATGAGCAATTTTACGGAACATTTTGCTTTTATGATGATCATCAGCAGTTTCGTGCAATATCTAATTCAGACATAGAATTTCTCCAGTTGATGGCACAGTGGGTTGGAAATGAACTGGAACGTCGAATTGCTAAGAAAAAGTTAAAGGAAACTCAAGAAAGATTCGAGCAAATCGCTAATAACATTAAAGAAGCCTTTTGGATATTTGATATTCAAGAGAAACAGTTACTATATATGAGTTCTGCATGGCAAGAAATCTCAGGCAGAACAGGTGAAGAATATAATTTGGATGATACTCTCTGGGAAAGGTCCATTCATCCGGATGATCGTGAATATACTTTAGAAAGATTTATGAATATACATGAAAGAGTTGAATTTGATTATAGATTAACTCACACGGACGGTACAATTCGTTGGGTGAGGAACCGAATTGTACCCATATATAATCAAAAAGGCCATGTTTATCGAATTGCGGGAGTCGCTGAGGATATTACTGATAAGAAACAAAATCAGGATATCATGAGGAAATCAGATAAGCTAACAGCGGTAGGGCAATTAGCAGCGAGTATTGCACATGAAATCCGAAACCCTTTGACCAGTATAAAAGGGTTTATGCAGTTAAAAGATGGCTATTCCTATCCATACAAGGAATTGATTTTGAGTGAGCTTTTACAAATGGAAGAGTTTGTGAACGAAATTCTTATTCTAGCAAATGCTCATCTTGGAACTAAACGTGAACAAAATAACATCATAGACCTCCTTCAAGAGGTTTTACGTACAAATGAGGAGTTAAGCAGAATGCTTAATATTACTTTTTGTATCAAGTGTCATGCTAGCCTATCTATACCATGTGATTTAAATCAAGTTAAGCTTGTTTTTCAAAATTTGATTAGTAATGCAATTGAATCAATGCCAAAAGGTGGCATGATTCATATTGAGATTGGGATAGATGATGAACGATATTTGTATATTGCGGTGGCTGATGAAGGTGTAGGCATTTCACCAGAACGAATTCCTACGCTTGGAGAACCTTTTTATTCTAATAAGGAAAAGGGTAGTGGACTTGGGCTGATGATAAGCTATAGAATCATCCAAAATCATAAGGGGAAAATCTTTTTTACTAGTGAACTTGGTAAAGGAACAACAGTTAAAATATTATTACCTTTAGAATAA
- a CDS encoding glycoside hydrolase family 32 protein, producing MIEKQRINEAEKAVKVLQEEVYQHEWRLHYHVAPVANWMNDPNGFCYFKGEYHLFYQHHPFAPKWDSMYWGHVKSKDLVNWEHLPPALAPGEAYDKDGCFSGSAIEKDDKLYLMYTGNVWTGENYDEELKQVQALAVSEDGISFEKLSENPVITEAPKGDIHPFHFRDPKVWKHDNLYYVVLGSKTLQNTGQVLMYRSKDLIHWEFVNILAKGEGNFGYMWECPDLFTLNNKEVLVMSPQGVKPEGNLYHNLHQAGYVIGDVDYEKGILSHGDFQLLDYGFDYYAPQTMIDPEGRRIAIAWMDMWESEMPTQAHGYTGAMTLPRELELRGDKIYCHPVKEIEKLRQAEVIHEQITFSGETSLEGIAGDSIELDLSLRVHHSSACGIRLRVDEDAGEETVITYYGDKGILELDRNESGKGPGGVRKTHLQLQDHMLHLRIFIDKSSVEVFVNHGEQVLTARIYPGKKSTNIRLFSDEEIEIVQLKKWDLKRSI from the coding sequence ATGATTGAAAAACAAAGAATTAATGAAGCAGAAAAAGCAGTAAAGGTATTGCAGGAGGAAGTTTATCAACATGAATGGCGCTTGCATTATCATGTTGCTCCAGTAGCCAATTGGATGAATGATCCTAACGGGTTTTGCTATTTTAAAGGTGAATATCATCTGTTTTATCAGCATCATCCTTTTGCTCCAAAATGGGATTCTATGTATTGGGGACATGTGAAGAGTAAAGATCTTGTCAATTGGGAGCATCTTCCGCCTGCTTTGGCTCCAGGTGAAGCTTATGATAAAGATGGCTGCTTTTCAGGAAGTGCGATTGAAAAGGATGATAAGCTCTATTTAATGTACACAGGTAATGTGTGGACAGGTGAAAATTATGATGAAGAGCTAAAGCAAGTTCAAGCGCTGGCTGTAAGTGAGGATGGAATTTCTTTTGAAAAGCTGTCAGAAAACCCGGTTATTACAGAAGCTCCAAAAGGTGACATTCATCCATTTCATTTTCGTGACCCAAAGGTATGGAAGCATGATAATCTTTATTATGTTGTGTTAGGTTCAAAAACACTGCAAAATACTGGACAAGTATTAATGTATCGTTCCAAAGATTTGATCCATTGGGAATTCGTTAATATTTTGGCTAAAGGTGAGGGTAACTTCGGGTACATGTGGGAATGTCCTGATTTATTTACCTTAAATAATAAAGAAGTTCTCGTGATGTCTCCACAGGGAGTAAAACCTGAAGGAAATTTATATCATAATTTACATCAAGCTGGCTATGTTATTGGTGATGTGGACTATGAAAAAGGAATTCTTTCTCATGGTGACTTTCAATTGTTGGATTATGGCTTTGATTACTATGCCCCTCAAACAATGATTGACCCAGAAGGCAGAAGAATTGCTATTGCGTGGATGGATATGTGGGAAAGTGAGATGCCGACCCAAGCACACGGGTACACAGGTGCTATGACATTACCTCGTGAGTTGGAACTAAGAGGTGATAAAATCTATTGTCATCCAGTAAAGGAAATTGAAAAGCTCAGACAAGCTGAAGTAATACACGAACAAATTACGTTTTCCGGAGAAACCTCACTTGAAGGTATTGCAGGCGATTCCATAGAGCTAGACCTTTCACTTCGAGTCCACCATTCATCAGCATGCGGAATTCGTCTTCGTGTAGATGAAGATGCTGGTGAAGAAACAGTCATCACCTATTATGGTGACAAAGGAATTCTTGAACTCGACCGTAATGAATCAGGGAAAGGGCCAGGTGGGGTTAGGAAAACGCATCTACAATTACAGGATCACATGCTTCACTTAAGAATTTTCATTGATAAATCCTCCGTAGAAGTTTTTGTGAATCATGGTGAGCAAGTATTAACTGCTAGAATATATCCAGGTAAAAAGAGTACAAACATTCGCTTATTTTCAGATGAAGAAATTGAAATTGTTCAATTAAAAAAGTGGGATTTAAAGCGGTCTATATAA
- a CDS encoding multidrug effflux MFS transporter: MELEQQKVQQQNKAFIVFILGTLAAFAPLSIDMYLPAFPILTNEFHTSASMIQLSLTFFLLGASLGQLFTGPLSDVFGRRKPLLIGLSIYAVTSLLCVFTDSIELFILLRLIQGLAGSAGMVISRATIVRDLYSGKEMTKFFSLLALVNGMAPILAPIIGAQLLKFFPWQAVFITLTIIGAVIFAFVLWGLKETLPVEERSQGGFLQTLNTFRQLLTNLHFMGYVLSFGFVAAAMFAYISGSSFVIQYVYGASADTFSIVFAINGIGIVIASQVTGKLSESIEEKTLLLAGVFMSFTGGLSLLLLILLRVELMFILPSLFLTVSSVGVVNTTSFSLALQNNRNIAGSASALLGVMSLLVGAIVAPLVGVAGEDTAVPMGIVICISSFGAVLSYFFLVRSRKLA, translated from the coding sequence ATGGAACTTGAACAACAAAAAGTTCAACAACAAAACAAAGCATTTATCGTGTTTATTTTAGGGACACTTGCGGCATTTGCTCCTTTGTCGATTGATATGTATTTACCAGCGTTTCCAATCTTAACAAATGAATTTCATACTAGTGCATCGATGATTCAGCTAAGTTTAACGTTCTTTTTACTGGGAGCTTCTTTAGGTCAACTTTTTACAGGGCCTTTAAGTGATGTGTTTGGAAGAAGGAAGCCACTGTTAATTGGTTTATCTATCTACGCAGTCACTTCTCTTTTATGTGTTTTTACTGATTCTATTGAATTATTTATTCTTTTAAGGTTGATACAAGGATTAGCTGGATCTGCAGGAATGGTTATTTCAAGGGCTACTATTGTCAGAGATCTTTATTCCGGTAAAGAAATGACGAAATTCTTTTCATTATTGGCTCTAGTGAATGGAATGGCACCTATTCTTGCTCCTATCATTGGAGCACAACTTCTAAAGTTTTTTCCATGGCAGGCTGTATTCATAACCCTGACAATTATTGGTGCTGTGATCTTTGCCTTTGTTCTTTGGGGATTAAAGGAAACCTTGCCTGTTGAAGAACGAAGCCAAGGAGGCTTCCTGCAAACACTTAACACGTTCCGCCAACTGCTTACAAATCTTCATTTTATGGGGTATGTTCTTTCATTCGGATTTGTTGCTGCAGCAATGTTTGCTTACATCTCAGGATCATCCTTTGTTATTCAGTATGTATACGGAGCTTCTGCGGATACATTCAGTATTGTCTTTGCTATTAACGGAATCGGAATTGTTATTGCAAGCCAAGTAACAGGAAAGCTTTCAGAATCGATCGAAGAAAAGACGCTTCTTTTAGCAGGTGTGTTCATGTCATTTACTGGTGGACTTAGTTTATTACTTCTTATTTTATTAAGGGTAGAATTGATGTTCATCCTTCCATCACTCTTTTTAACAGTCTCTAGTGTAGGTGTTGTTAATACAACTAGCTTTTCTTTAGCTTTACAGAATAATAGAAATATAGCAGGCAGTGCCTCTGCGTTATTAGGTGTTATGTCACTGTTAGTAGGTGCTATTGTAGCACCTCTTGTAGGAGTTGCTGGTGAAGATACGGCAGTTCCTATGGGAATTGTCATATGTATATCCAGTTTTGGAGCGGTTCTATCATATTTCTTTCTCGTAAGATCAAGAAAATTAGCATAG